Proteins encoded by one window of Bactrocera oleae isolate idBacOlea1 chromosome 4, idBacOlea1, whole genome shotgun sequence:
- the LOC106624860 gene encoding mitochondrial potassium channel ATP-binding subunit: protein MIRLLATNCNRHLTQQLPKLQQVPQTQLNGISGFSGHFKNANILLRVVKQQACRAAETGAKRILNTRLILLSGCGITLGLGTRTYLAFARQAQCEGNRLAGVIQKTLQQEDNKFDWRRFWSYLEPHLWELLGAIAAALIVAFINIRIPNLLGDLVNTLARYANTYVKDPLHNSFFSDVRRPASNLLSLYFLQSGFTFVYIYLLSRVGERIAAKLRQDLFKQIILQDISFFDANRTGELVNRLTADVQDFKACFKQFFSQGLRSMAQLVGGGVSLFLISPHMAAIALAAVPVVVAFMSYLGRKLRNLSKDAQSQSERATAVCEEALSNIRTVRSSACEYREMELFQRETNEAARLTQELGYGIAIFQGLTNFFLNGLVLTTLFMGGHLMSTESLSPGALMAFLVASQGVQRSLAQGSILLGTMIRGMTAGSRVFEYLQLQPKVELLRGYEIPPKHLNGEIRFENVSFAYPSRPDHVVLKDFNLILRPGQTVALVGASGSGKSTVAALVERFYEPSSGNIKLDGYKLSDIGPYWLRGNVLGFIEQQPILFATTILENIRYGRPAAKNEEIYAAAKLSQSHDFVTVLPDGYDTNVGERGTQLSGGQRQRIAIARALLKNPKVLILDEATSALDATSEAEVQKALDTVVLNRTTLVIAHRLSTIRNADLIVVMEHGRIVESGKHEELMAKRGLYYDLVRQQERRPVQDTQENETNTAGGDESSFTASTDRPNMQQG from the exons ATGATTCGATTGTTAGCAACTAATTGCAA TCGCCATTTAACACAGCAATTGCCAAAATTGCAACAAGTGCCTCAAACGCAGCTCAATGGCATAAGCGGTTTTAGCGGTCATTTCAAAAATGCAAACATACTCCTACGCGTAGTGAAGCAGCAGGCTTGTAGAGCAGCGGAGACTGGAGCGAAGCGTATATTAAACACCCGCCTTATATTACTAAGCGGCTGTGGAATCACGCTGGGGTTGGGCACACGCACATATCTAGCGTTCGCGCGACAAGCGCAATGTGAAGGCAATAGATTAGCAGGTGTAATACAAAAAACACTGCAACAGGAAGATAACAAATTCGATTGGCGACGGTTTTGGTCGTACCTGGAACCACACTTGTGGGAGCTTCTCGGCGCTATTGCT GCTGCACTGATTGTGGCATTCATCAATATACGCATTCCCAATCTTCTTGGGGATTTGGTCAATACCCTAGCGCGCTATGCCAATACCTACGTAAAGGATCCGCTCCACAATTCATTCTTCAGCGATGTCAGGCGTCCAGCGAGTAACTTGCTCAGCCTGTATTTCTTGCAATCGGGCTTTACATTCGTGTATATATATCTGCTTAGTCGGGTTGGTGAACGTATAGCTGCCAAGCTGCGGCAAGATCTATTTAAGCAGATCATTTTGCAAGATATCAGCTTTTTCGATGCAAATCGCACCGGTGAACTAGTAAATCGTCTGACCGCTGATGTCCAGGATTTCAAAGCATGCTTTAAGCAGTTCTTCTCGCAAGGTCTGCGCAGCATGGCTCAGTTGGTGGGCGGCGGCGTGTCACTGTTTCTTATATCTCCTCATATGGCTGCCATTGCGTTGGCGGCAGTACCTGTAGTTGTGGCCTTCATGTCATATCTAGGGCGGAAATTACGGAATTTGAGCAAAGACGCTCAATCGCAG TCGGAACGTGCTACAGCAGTGTGTGAAGAGGCCTTGTCCAATATACGTACCGTGCGTTCAAGCGCTTGTGAGTATCGTGAGATGGAGCTATTCCAACGAGAAACAAATGAAGCCGCAAGATTGACGCAAGAGCTCGGTTATGGCATTGCTATATTCCAAGGACTGACGAATTTCTTTCTCAATGGCTTGGTCCTGACAACGCTTTTCATGGGTGGCCATCTGATGTCCACCGAAAGCCTTTCACCAGGCGCTTTAATGGCTTTTCTGGTTGCGTCTCAAGGTGTGCAACGTTCATTGGCTCAAGGGTCGATATTGTTGGGCACTATGATACGTGGCATGACTGCTGGTTCGCGGGTGTTTGAG TACCTTCAACTACAACCTAAAGTGGAACTGTTGAGAGGCTATGAGATTCCACCAAAGCATCTTAACGGTGAAATTCGGTTTGAAAACGTATCATTTGCATATCCTTCGAGACCAGATCAT GTAGTCTTAAAAGACTTCAACTTAATATTACGTCCCGGCCAAACAGTAGCGCTCGTCGGCGCTTCAGGATCTGGTAAATCTACGGTCGCCGCGCTCGTGGAACGATTCTATGAGCCTTCATCTGGCAATATTAAACTGGATGGTTATAAACTGTCCGATATTGGGCCATATTGGCTTCGCGGCAATGTCCTTGGTTTCATCGAACAACAACCAATACTGTTTGCCACAACCATATTGGAGAATATAAGATACGGTCGGCCAGCCGCTAAAAATGAAGAGATATACGCCGCTGCGAAACTATCGCAATCACATGACTTTGTTACCGTGCTGCCTGATGGCTATGATACAAATGTTGGCGAGCGTGGCACACAATTAAGTGGTGGCCAGCGACAACGAATTGCCATAGCGCGTGCGTTGCTAAAAAATCCAAAAGTTCTTATATTAGATGAAGCTACAAGTGCACTGGACGCTACAAGTGAAGCCGAAGTACAGAAAGCTTTAGATACAGTGGTACTTAATCGAACGACCTTAGTAATAGCGCACCGTCTATCGACCATAAGGAATGCAGACTTGATTGTTGTGATGGAACATGGTCGTATAGTAGAG TCCGGCAAACATGAAGAGTTAATGGCTAAACGTGGTCTCTATTACGATCTAGTACGTCAGCAAGAGCGCCGACCTGTGCAAGATACTCAGGAAAATGAAACAAACACTGCCGGAGGCGATGAAAGCAGTTTTACTGCTTCTACCGATCGCCCGAACATGCAACAGGGATAA